The Gaiellales bacterium genome has a window encoding:
- a CDS encoding TIGR03557 family F420-dependent LLM class oxidoreductase gives MPRYGYTLYCEGNPPQDLVRQAVAAEEAGFDFLVISDHYHPWLTSQSHSAFAWSVLGAVAQATERIELATMVTCPIMRYHPAIVAQMAATVAVLSDERFTLGLGAGERLNEHVVGRGWPPVDVRHEMLREAVGVIRQLWDGGYVTHRGEHFVVEDARVFDLPRRRIPTYVAAGGPMAAELAADIADGVCATEPDEKIVSAYLEAGGDPAGTWGQVVLAWAGDAEAGLADAHAQFRFAAGGWKVQSELPNPVNFDAATATIEPERLADLFPAGPDTDRHATAVRKFADAGFEHIAVAYPGADVDGFMAFWRERLEAAVR, from the coding sequence ATGCCGAGGTACGGCTATACCCTCTACTGCGAGGGCAACCCACCGCAGGATCTCGTCCGCCAGGCCGTTGCCGCGGAAGAGGCCGGGTTCGATTTCCTGGTCATCTCCGACCACTACCACCCCTGGCTGACCAGCCAGTCGCACTCGGCCTTCGCGTGGAGCGTGCTCGGGGCGGTGGCCCAGGCCACCGAGCGGATCGAGCTCGCGACCATGGTGACCTGCCCGATCATGCGCTACCACCCGGCGATCGTCGCCCAGATGGCGGCGACGGTCGCGGTGCTCTCGGATGAGCGGTTCACGCTCGGCCTCGGCGCGGGCGAGCGGCTGAACGAGCACGTCGTCGGCCGCGGCTGGCCGCCCGTCGACGTCCGCCACGAGATGCTGCGCGAGGCGGTCGGCGTGATCCGGCAGCTGTGGGACGGCGGCTATGTGACGCACCGCGGCGAGCACTTCGTGGTCGAGGACGCGCGGGTGTTCGACCTGCCCCGGCGGCGCATCCCGACCTACGTCGCCGCCGGCGGCCCGATGGCGGCCGAGCTGGCCGCCGACATCGCGGACGGCGTTTGCGCGACCGAGCCCGACGAGAAGATCGTTTCCGCATACCTCGAGGCGGGCGGCGACCCTGCCGGGACGTGGGGCCAGGTCGTGCTCGCCTGGGCCGGCGACGCGGAGGCCGGGCTGGCCGACGCGCACGCCCAGTTCCGCTTCGCCGCCGGCGGCTGGAAGGTGCAGTCCGAGCTGCCGAACCCGGTCAACTTCGACGCCGCCACGGCGACGATCGAGCCGGAACGCCTGGCCGACCTGTTCCCGGCCGGGCCGGACACCGACCGCCATGCCACCGCCGTGCGCAAGTTCGCCGACGCCGGCTTCGAGCACATCGCGGTCGCCTACCCCGGCGCCGACGTCGACGGCTTCATGGCGTTCTGGCGCGAGCGGCTCGAGGCGGCCGTTCGCTAA
- a CDS encoding Gfo/Idh/MocA family oxidoreductase — protein MEHVRVGVMSAANIGRKVVIPSILRARNAELVALASTSDAGDRFLRETRLKTRDGRPLRDAVRLHGSYADLLADSDVDAVYIPLPNHLHADWSKRAADAGKHVLCEKPAALNAAETADMIDHCDGRGVVWMEAFMYRFHPQWRTVRRLLDEGAIGDLRAVVAVFTFTVHDPKNVRRVPEYGGGSLYDVGAYCINVSRWMFGRPPVAVSGSALPSAEGVDEDFRGVLDFGEGGSALILSSLAQPYRHHVRLLGTEGDITVPQAFVVRPDDEVRVIHTDAGGREEAHAIDAADEYQLEVEDFADCILKSRAPRVVSHADTLANMRAIDALYASAASGEAVRLAD, from the coding sequence GTGGAGCACGTCCGCGTCGGCGTCATGAGCGCCGCGAACATCGGCCGCAAGGTGGTCATCCCGTCCATCCTGCGCGCCCGCAACGCCGAGCTGGTCGCGCTCGCGAGCACGAGCGACGCCGGAGATCGGTTCCTGCGCGAAACCCGCCTCAAGACGCGCGACGGCCGGCCCCTCCGCGACGCCGTGCGACTGCACGGGAGCTACGCCGACCTGCTGGCCGACTCGGACGTCGACGCCGTCTACATCCCGCTCCCGAACCACCTCCACGCCGACTGGTCGAAGCGGGCCGCCGACGCCGGCAAGCACGTCCTCTGCGAGAAGCCGGCGGCGCTGAACGCCGCCGAGACGGCCGACATGATCGACCACTGCGACGGCCGCGGCGTCGTCTGGATGGAGGCGTTCATGTACCGCTTCCACCCCCAGTGGCGCACCGTGCGGCGGCTGCTCGACGAGGGCGCGATCGGCGACCTGCGCGCCGTCGTCGCCGTCTTCACCTTCACGGTGCACGACCCGAAGAATGTCCGCCGCGTGCCGGAGTACGGCGGCGGATCGCTCTACGACGTCGGCGCCTACTGCATCAACGTGTCGCGGTGGATGTTCGGCCGCCCGCCCGTCGCGGTCAGCGGGTCGGCGCTGCCGAGCGCCGAGGGCGTCGACGAGGACTTCCGCGGCGTGCTCGACTTCGGTGAGGGCGGCTCCGCGCTCATCCTCTCCAGCCTCGCACAGCCCTACCGCCACCACGTCCGCCTGCTCGGCACCGAGGGCGACATCACCGTCCCGCAGGCCTTCGTCGTCCGTCCCGACGACGAGGTCCGGGTGATCCACACGGACGCCGGCGGCCGCGAGGAGGCGCACGCGATCGACGCCGCCGACGAGTACCAGCTCGAGGTCGAGGACTTCGCCGACTGCATCCTGAAGAGCCGCGCCCCGCGGGTCGTCTCGCACGCTGACACGCTCGCGAACATGCGCGCCATCGACGCGCTCTACGCGTCGGCCGCTTCGGGCGAGGCCGTCCGGCTCGCGGACTGA
- a CDS encoding RNA polymerase sigma-70 factor, with protein sequence MPEAHDDLRPLLFSIAYRMLGSVVEAEDMVQEAYVRYQRAVGEGTAVDDPKSYLCAVTTRLCIDHLRSARVRRESYVGPWLPEPLLTGTVVPDGARIVEDADSVSMAFLLVLERLTPVERAVFLLHDVFDYGYGEIAEIVARSEDNCRQLAARARRHVREERRRSETSASRREALADRFFEAVNEGDMDGLVELLAEDVAVVGDSGGVRPMWPRPIVGRDRVVALLAGPGAQPGRLDMTMRRTEINGAPGALVTDANGGLLYAILLDVAAGGIIETVRTVRNPAKLAHLGPVGDLRAVMHSRGAGREG encoded by the coding sequence ATGCCCGAGGCCCACGACGACCTGCGGCCGCTGCTCTTCTCGATCGCCTACCGCATGCTCGGAAGCGTGGTCGAGGCCGAGGACATGGTGCAGGAGGCCTACGTTCGTTACCAGCGGGCCGTCGGCGAGGGCACCGCGGTCGACGACCCCAAGTCGTACCTCTGCGCCGTCACGACGCGCCTGTGCATCGACCACCTGCGCTCGGCCCGGGTGCGCCGCGAGAGCTACGTCGGGCCGTGGCTGCCGGAGCCGCTCCTGACCGGCACGGTCGTTCCCGACGGCGCCCGGATCGTGGAGGACGCCGACTCGGTCTCGATGGCGTTCCTGCTCGTGCTCGAGCGGTTGACGCCCGTCGAGCGGGCGGTGTTCCTGCTCCACGACGTCTTCGACTACGGCTACGGCGAGATCGCCGAGATCGTCGCGCGCAGCGAGGACAACTGCCGCCAGCTGGCCGCCCGCGCCCGCCGCCACGTGCGCGAGGAGCGGCGCCGCTCCGAGACCTCGGCCAGCCGCCGCGAGGCGCTCGCCGACCGCTTCTTCGAGGCGGTGAACGAGGGCGACATGGACGGCCTGGTCGAGCTCCTGGCCGAGGACGTCGCCGTGGTCGGCGACAGCGGCGGCGTGCGGCCGATGTGGCCGCGCCCGATCGTCGGCCGCGACCGGGTGGTGGCCCTGCTGGCCGGTCCCGGCGCCCAGCCTGGCCGGCTCGACATGACGATGCGGCGCACCGAGATCAACGGCGCCCCCGGCGCGCTCGTCACGGACGCGAACGGCGGGCTGCTCTACGCCATCCTGCTCGACGTCGCGGCGGGCGGGATCATCGAGACCGTGCGGACGGTGCGGAACCCGGCCAAGCTCGCCCACCTCGGCCCCGTCGGCGACCTGCGCGCGGTCATGCACTCCCGTGGGGCCGGCCGGGAGGGGTAA
- a CDS encoding MFS transporter encodes MPTTQDRKGIALLLLCMVQFMVVLDIAIVNVALPTIKNALDFKETDLQWVINAYTLTFGGLLMLGGRAADLLGRRRMFLAGLVLFSGASLVCGLSTSEGMLIAARAVQGVGAAIISPAALSILMTTFSEGAERNKALGIWGAIAGTGGAAGVLLGGVLTDQLNWSWIFYINVPVGALVIALGPRYLRESRIETAGRRSFDLLGAVLVTAGLSLLVYALVQTVDHSWTAPRTIAMFIGAAVLLGGFIFTEQRAESPLMPLRLFRNKSLAGANVVGLMLGASIFSMFFLLTLYMQQVLGYSAMRTGIGYLLVASTIIVSAAASQALVTKIGVRTVLAVGMALTTAGLLYFSQVSVNGSYLTDLAPGFILAGVGLGFSFVPVTIAALVGVEMNDAGIASGIINTSQQIGGALGTAILSTVAFTRVSDYLTSHSPAPDLLLRADVDGFSIAFLVGAGLAALGLLATLTMVPRGVAPEQVAEEATEPVAA; translated from the coding sequence ATGCCTACCACCCAAGACCGCAAGGGGATCGCGCTCCTCCTCCTCTGCATGGTCCAGTTCATGGTGGTGCTCGACATCGCCATCGTCAACGTCGCCCTGCCCACGATCAAGAACGCGCTCGACTTCAAAGAGACCGATCTGCAATGGGTCATCAACGCATACACCCTCACGTTCGGCGGCCTGCTCATGCTAGGCGGCCGGGCGGCCGACCTGCTCGGCCGCCGGCGCATGTTCCTGGCCGGCCTCGTCCTCTTCTCGGGAGCCTCGCTCGTGTGCGGGCTCTCGACATCGGAGGGCATGCTCATCGCGGCACGCGCCGTGCAGGGCGTCGGCGCGGCGATCATCTCGCCCGCCGCCCTCTCGATCCTGATGACGACCTTCTCCGAGGGTGCTGAGCGCAACAAGGCGCTCGGCATCTGGGGCGCGATCGCCGGCACCGGCGGCGCGGCCGGCGTGCTCCTCGGCGGCGTCCTCACCGACCAGCTGAACTGGTCGTGGATCTTCTACATCAACGTCCCGGTCGGCGCGCTCGTGATCGCGCTCGGCCCCCGCTACCTGCGCGAGAGCCGGATCGAGACGGCCGGCCGGCGCAGCTTCGACCTGCTCGGAGCCGTGCTCGTGACCGCCGGGCTGTCGCTGCTGGTCTACGCGCTCGTGCAGACCGTCGACCACTCGTGGACGGCGCCGCGCACGATCGCGATGTTCATCGGTGCGGCCGTGCTCCTCGGCGGCTTCATCTTCACGGAGCAGCGGGCCGAGTCCCCGCTCATGCCGCTGCGGCTGTTCCGGAACAAGTCGCTGGCCGGCGCCAACGTGGTCGGCCTGATGCTGGGCGCATCGATCTTCTCGATGTTCTTCCTGCTCACGCTCTACATGCAGCAGGTGCTCGGCTACTCGGCCATGCGCACCGGCATCGGCTACCTGCTCGTCGCGAGCACGATCATCGTGTCGGCCGCGGCATCGCAGGCGCTCGTCACGAAGATCGGCGTGCGCACCGTGCTCGCCGTCGGCATGGCGCTGACGACGGCAGGGTTGCTGTACTTCAGCCAGGTCTCGGTCAACGGCTCGTACCTGACCGACCTTGCGCCGGGCTTCATCCTCGCCGGCGTCGGCCTCGGCTTCTCGTTCGTGCCTGTGACGATCGCGGCGCTCGTCGGCGTCGAGATGAACGACGCCGGCATCGCGTCGGGGATCATCAACACGTCGCAGCAGATCGGCGGCGCCCTCGGCACGGCGATCCTCTCGACGGTCGCGTTCACGCGCGTGAGCGACTACCTGACCAGCCACAGCCCCGCTCCCGACCTGCTGCTGCGGGCGGACGTGGACGGCTTCTCGATCGCGTTCCTGGTCGGTGCCGGCCTGGCGGCCCTGGGGCTCCTGGCCACCCTGACCATGGTGCCGCGCGGGGTGGCGCCGGAGCAGGTCGCCGAAGAGGCGACCGAGCCGGTGGCTGCCTGA
- a CDS encoding TetR/AcrR family transcriptional regulator, producing MAISHPIPRSPGRPRNEVADRKIIEATLRLLSTEGYDRTSIESVAAEARVTRATVYRRYPTKADMVTAAVCTMAGPDEPCECPDLRTTLVELLRGFHAAVGPSDGISIAASLYLQRHDHPEMLESFRETVTKPCRLKMAAVVQLSREKGEIHPDTDPEAVVEMLIGSYLYRTFAGVPIPDDWPEQAVAAVWRGLEP from the coding sequence ATGGCAATCTCCCACCCCATCCCACGCTCTCCCGGCCGGCCCCGTAACGAGGTCGCCGACCGCAAGATCATCGAGGCCACCCTCCGGCTCCTGAGCACGGAGGGGTACGACCGCACCTCGATCGAGTCCGTTGCGGCCGAGGCCCGGGTCACCCGGGCCACCGTCTATCGCCGCTACCCGACCAAGGCCGACATGGTCACGGCGGCCGTGTGCACGATGGCCGGACCCGACGAGCCGTGCGAGTGCCCGGATCTGCGCACGACCCTGGTCGAGCTGCTGCGCGGCTTCCACGCCGCTGTCGGCCCGTCCGACGGGATCTCGATCGCCGCGTCGCTCTACCTCCAGCGGCACGACCATCCGGAGATGCTCGAGTCGTTCCGCGAGACGGTCACCAAGCCCTGCCGGCTGAAGATGGCGGCGGTCGTCCAGCTCTCCCGCGAGAAGGGCGAGATCCATCCCGACACCGACCCCGAGGCGGTCGTCGAGATGCTGATCGGCTCCTACCTCTACCGCACGTTCGCCGGCGTGCCGATCCCCGACGACTGGCCGGAACAGGCCGTCGCCGCGGTGTGGCGCGGCCTCGAGCCCTAG